One genomic region from Vannielia litorea encodes:
- a CDS encoding tannase/feruloyl esterase family alpha/beta hydrolase, with product MKKSTIAAVVAALAPAPALAQIACADMASAAPEGVTITEATALPEGDDQSMIPQCLMRGTMAERTGADGKPYAIGFELRLPEAWQGRFMHQFNGGNDGEVKPALGAGTGVGAPALERGFAVVSSDAGHDGKAHPDAGLVGGNLFGLDFEARRDYGYGAVAKLHPVALALVEAHYGEAPAHVYGYGTSNGGRHAMVAAKRMPEAFDGLLAGYPGFRLPRAAIQHAWDVQQFRSVAPTLAESFSPDELAFVAGKIIAACDALDGLEDGVVGDTAGCQQAFNPAEMVCDTGQNSECLSAEKVAALEAIHAGPTDGAGAALYSDWPWDPGIASGNWRFWKIESTVPPWGMKPIIAVMGAGSLAHVFSTPPTMVDGSPEALEAYLMAYDFDVEAAKVDAVTEEFPESPMQVMSPPGADNPVLTELEGAGGKLVVFHGTADPVFSFNDTANWYGKLTANNPAAPEFTRFYAIPGMPHGRGGNAADSADLLGALIGWVEDGTAPEAVPTAFREGNTEAGGNAGGERMLCPWPQVLRFEGSTFSCAE from the coding sequence ATGAAAAAGTCCACAATTGCAGCGGTAGTAGCAGCCCTCGCCCCTGCCCCCGCCCTAGCCCAGATCGCCTGCGCCGACATGGCCAGCGCCGCGCCCGAGGGCGTCACGATTACCGAGGCCACCGCCCTGCCGGAGGGCGATGACCAATCCATGATCCCACAGTGCCTCATGCGCGGTACAATGGCCGAGCGCACCGGCGCCGATGGCAAGCCCTACGCCATCGGTTTCGAACTGCGCTTGCCCGAGGCATGGCAGGGCCGGTTCATGCATCAGTTCAACGGCGGCAATGATGGCGAGGTGAAGCCTGCGCTCGGTGCCGGCACCGGCGTTGGCGCACCCGCGCTGGAGCGTGGTTTTGCCGTGGTCAGCTCCGATGCGGGCCATGATGGCAAGGCCCACCCCGATGCCGGGCTTGTCGGGGGCAACCTCTTCGGGCTCGATTTCGAGGCGCGGCGCGATTACGGCTATGGCGCGGTCGCCAAGCTTCACCCCGTCGCGCTCGCCTTGGTCGAGGCTCACTATGGCGAGGCCCCCGCCCATGTCTACGGCTACGGCACCTCCAACGGCGGGCGGCATGCGATGGTCGCCGCAAAGCGGATGCCCGAGGCGTTCGACGGCCTGCTTGCAGGATACCCCGGCTTCCGCCTGCCCCGCGCGGCGATTCAACATGCATGGGATGTGCAGCAGTTCCGCTCCGTCGCCCCGACACTGGCCGAGAGCTTCAGCCCCGATGAACTGGCATTCGTGGCGGGTAAGATCATCGCCGCCTGTGATGCGCTCGACGGGCTGGAAGATGGCGTTGTCGGCGATACCGCAGGCTGCCAGCAGGCCTTCAACCCGGCGGAAATGGTTTGCGATACCGGCCAGAACTCTGAATGCCTCTCCGCCGAGAAGGTCGCCGCGCTGGAGGCGATCCACGCCGGCCCGACAGATGGCGCTGGTGCCGCTCTTTATAGCGACTGGCCATGGGATCCGGGCATCGCCTCGGGCAACTGGCGATTCTGGAAGATAGAAAGCACGGTGCCGCCCTGGGGCATGAAGCCGATCATCGCGGTCATGGGCGCAGGCAGCCTTGCCCATGTGTTCTCCACGCCGCCCACAATGGTCGACGGCTCCCCCGAGGCCCTCGAAGCCTATCTCATGGCCTATGACTTCGATGTAGAGGCCGCAAAGGTCGACGCGGTGACCGAAGAGTTCCCCGAAAGCCCGATGCAGGTGATGAGCCCTCCCGGTGCCGACAACCCGGTGTTGACCGAATTGGAGGGCGCGGGCGGCAAGCTGGTCGTCTTCCATGGCACGGCGGACCCGGTGTTTTCCTTCAATGACACCGCCAACTGGTACGGCAAGCTGACCGCAAACAACCCGGCTGCACCGGAGTTCACTCGGTTCTACGCCATTCCGGGCATGCCCCACGGGCGCGGTGGTAACGCCGCAGACAGCGCGGACCTCCTGGGCGCGCTGATCGGCTGGGTCGAAGACGGCACCGCGCCAGAGGCCGTGCCAACCGCCTTCCGCGAAGGCAACACCGAGGCCGGTGGCAACGCGGGTGGCGAGCGCATGCTCTGCCCGTGGCCGCAGGTGCTGCGGTTCGAAGGCAGCACATTCTCCTGCGCTGAATGA
- a CDS encoding DEAD/DEAH box helicase: MKQALADAIADRGYTSLTPVQEAVGAPDHAGADMLVSAQTGSGKTLGFGIAIAPTLLGEAEAFEPAEAPLALVIAPTRELALQVKRELSWLYAKAGAVVASCVGGMDMRDERRALARGAHIVVATPGRLRDHILRGSMEMQAIRAVVLDEADEMLDLGFREELEFILGEAPEDRQTLLFSATVPPAIEHMAKSYQRDAVRIETKAEASQHADIEYLAMAVAEADLEHCVINVLRYYEAPNAIVFANTRATVGRITTRLANRGFKVVSLSGELSQQERTNALQAMRDGRARVCVATDVAARGIDLPNLDLVVHAELPGSHETLLHRSGRTGRAGRKGVSVLVVTPRSKKKALRVLGMAQLTAKWAEPPSAEAVQARDAERMLEDPVWEEAPREEEADAIERLVETFSPEQLAAAFLRNYASQHSAPEELSGGDLKPRPREEFGASVWFSVSQGRNQGAEPRRLLPMLCKGGGLTRDDIGAIRVGPDASYVQVREGAVRRLLDHLGESMTIEGSTRLAQVDGLPDELNRPARGPKPGPKPDRKAKFDKPGKPKREPRPEHPRSEEKVKAPAPQPEPHAAPEPSADPKPARKPRHGSPAATYRSGASDPSAPMGNPRRKGPPPPQGKPGSKKNRARAAEAAQGGEARPFRSGGKPGGKPAGKFGGKPGGGPKGKFSGKPGGTPGTGFKGKPGGKPGGKPARPKRGKS; the protein is encoded by the coding sequence GTGAAACAAGCCCTCGCCGACGCCATAGCCGATCGTGGCTACACCTCTCTGACCCCGGTGCAGGAGGCCGTTGGCGCGCCCGACCACGCCGGTGCCGACATGCTGGTGTCGGCGCAGACCGGCTCGGGCAAGACACTTGGCTTCGGCATCGCCATCGCGCCAACGTTGCTCGGCGAGGCCGAGGCGTTCGAGCCGGCCGAAGCCCCTCTGGCCCTGGTCATCGCCCCAACCCGCGAACTTGCCTTGCAAGTAAAACGCGAGTTGTCGTGGCTCTACGCCAAGGCCGGCGCCGTGGTCGCCTCCTGCGTCGGCGGCATGGATATGCGCGATGAGCGCCGGGCGCTGGCACGTGGCGCGCATATCGTGGTCGCCACGCCGGGCCGCCTGCGCGACCACATCCTGCGCGGCTCGATGGAGATGCAGGCGATCCGCGCGGTGGTGCTCGACGAGGCCGACGAGATGCTCGACCTCGGCTTTCGCGAAGAGCTCGAGTTCATCCTCGGCGAAGCCCCCGAAGATCGGCAGACCCTGCTCTTTTCCGCCACCGTGCCGCCCGCCATCGAGCATATGGCCAAAAGCTATCAGCGGGATGCAGTCCGGATCGAGACCAAGGCCGAGGCCTCCCAGCACGCCGATATCGAGTATCTCGCCATGGCCGTGGCCGAGGCAGACCTTGAGCATTGCGTGATCAACGTGTTGCGCTATTACGAGGCCCCCAACGCCATCGTTTTCGCCAACACCCGCGCCACCGTGGGCCGCATCACCACACGCCTGGCCAATCGGGGCTTCAAGGTGGTCTCGCTCTCGGGTGAGCTGTCGCAGCAGGAGCGCACCAACGCGCTGCAAGCTATGCGCGACGGCCGGGCGCGGGTGTGCGTGGCCACAGATGTGGCCGCTCGCGGCATTGACCTGCCCAATCTCGACCTCGTGGTGCATGCCGAGTTGCCGGGCAGCCATGAAACCCTCTTGCACCGCTCCGGCCGTACCGGTCGCGCGGGCCGCAAGGGCGTGAGCGTGCTCGTCGTCACTCCGCGCAGCAAGAAAAAGGCGCTGCGGGTGCTGGGCATGGCACAACTCACCGCCAAATGGGCTGAACCGCCCTCGGCAGAAGCCGTGCAGGCCCGCGATGCCGAGCGGATGCTGGAAGATCCGGTCTGGGAAGAGGCCCCGCGCGAGGAGGAGGCCGATGCCATCGAACGACTGGTGGAGACCTTCAGTCCCGAGCAGCTTGCCGCGGCCTTCTTGCGCAACTACGCCAGCCAGCACTCCGCGCCCGAAGAACTCTCCGGCGGCGATCTCAAGCCGCGCCCGCGCGAGGAATTTGGCGCCTCCGTCTGGTTCTCGGTGAGCCAGGGCCGCAATCAGGGTGCAGAGCCGCGCCGGTTGCTGCCGATGCTCTGCAAGGGCGGCGGGCTGACGCGCGATGACATTGGAGCCATTCGCGTCGGGCCGGATGCAAGCTACGTGCAGGTCCGCGAGGGCGCGGTGCGCCGGCTTCTCGATCATCTGGGCGAGAGCATGACCATCGAGGGCAGCACCCGTCTGGCGCAGGTCGATGGCCTGCCCGATGAGTTGAACCGCCCGGCCCGTGGTCCCAAGCCCGGCCCCAAACCTGACCGGAAGGCAAAGTTCGACAAACCCGGCAAGCCCAAACGTGAGCCACGGCCGGAACACCCGCGCAGCGAGGAAAAGGTAAAGGCCCCGGCCCCGCAGCCCGAGCCACATGCCGCCCCGGAGCCTTCGGCAGATCCCAAGCCCGCCCGCAAACCGCGCCACGGCTCGCCTGCCGCAACCTACCGGAGCGGCGCCTCCGACCCGAGCGCGCCAATGGGTAACCCCCGCCGCAAAGGCCCGCCGCCGCCTCAGGGCAAACCGGGCAGCAAGAAAAACCGCGCCCGCGCAGCAGAGGCTGCGCAGGGCGGCGAGGCACGACCGTTCCGAAGTGGCGGAAAGCCTGGTGGCAAACCTGCGGGCAAGTTCGGCGGCAAACCCGGCGGAGGCCCCAAAGGCAAGTTCAGTGGCAAACCCGGAGGCACGCCGGGCACTGGCTTCAAGGGCAAACCGGGTGGAAAACCCGGCGGCAAACCCGCCAGGCCCAAACGTGGCAAAAGCTGA
- a CDS encoding NAD(P)-dependent oxidoreductase, with amino-acid sequence MAKVAFLGLGVMGYPMAGHLAKAGHEVTVYNRTYAKAEKWVAEHGGKAAKTPAEAAAGQDFVMACVGNDDDLRSVCVGEDGALAAMSPGTVFVDHTTVSAAVTREMYAAADVGQVSFVDAPVSGGQAGAENGALAVMCGGDAGAYERAEQIIAAYAKNCQLMGESGAGQLTKCVNQICIAGLVQGLSEGIAFAQKAGLDAKAVVQVIKDGAAGSWQMANRYETMVDDKFTHGFAVDWMRKDLDICLSTGNEIGAALPVTALVDQFYKDVQAMGGGRWDTSSLIKRLKAFD; translated from the coding sequence ATGGCGAAGGTGGCATTTCTCGGACTTGGCGTAATGGGCTACCCGATGGCGGGGCATCTGGCGAAGGCCGGGCATGAGGTGACGGTGTACAACCGCACCTATGCCAAAGCGGAGAAGTGGGTGGCCGAGCACGGCGGAAAAGCGGCCAAGACGCCTGCCGAGGCAGCTGCCGGGCAAGATTTCGTGATGGCCTGCGTTGGCAACGACGATGACCTGCGCTCGGTATGCGTGGGCGAGGACGGGGCGCTGGCGGCCATGTCGCCCGGCACGGTCTTTGTCGACCACACCACGGTGAGCGCGGCAGTGACGCGCGAGATGTATGCTGCCGCCGACGTAGGGCAGGTGAGCTTTGTCGATGCTCCGGTTTCCGGCGGTCAGGCAGGGGCAGAGAATGGCGCGCTGGCCGTGATGTGCGGTGGCGATGCGGGCGCCTACGAGCGCGCTGAGCAGATCATTGCCGCCTATGCCAAGAACTGCCAACTGATGGGTGAAAGCGGCGCGGGCCAGCTCACCAAATGCGTGAACCAGATCTGCATTGCAGGCCTCGTGCAGGGCCTGTCCGAGGGCATCGCCTTTGCCCAGAAGGCCGGGCTGGATGCCAAGGCCGTGGTGCAGGTGATCAAGGATGGCGCCGCAGGCAGCTGGCAGATGGCCAACCGCTACGAGACGATGGTGGATGACAAGTTCACCCACGGCTTCGCAGTGGACTGGATGCGCAAGGATCTCGATATCTGTCTTTCGACCGGCAACGAGATCGGTGCGGCGCTGCCCGTCACCGCGCTCGTGGACCAGTTCTACAAGGACGTTCAGGCGATGGGCGGCGGGCGGTGGGATACCTCCTCGCTGATCAAGCGCCTGAAAGCCTTCGACTGA
- a CDS encoding penicillin acylase family protein: MARIFRWLLRVVTAGLLLAFLAGCIVYYLASRSLPDYNARLTVAGLSGPVEIVRDNANVPHIFGSTDEDVYFGLGFAHAQDRLWQITMARRAAQGRLSELFGVRTAKTDELLRRLGLYEAASASVSSLDAETRAALEAYSAGINAWIATVNEGALGRGAPEFFLFSRQIAPWRPADTVAMGKIMALQLSGQLSEEVLRARVSLQLPEARLADILPDVPGPGTAALPDYASLVPIDGPQAPWRRYALDRMSPVKPRQLAGASNAWAAAPKRSAAGAALLANDPHLELTAPTVWYLARIELESGGVIGATIPGIPFVLSGRSDALAWGITSSYLDDQDVFMEELNPANPQEYRTPTGWKAFSTKSSIIQIKDSEPITITLRRSENGPVLPGSHYNLSSVTPAGHVAALGWTALSPRDTSMQAALGLQRAKSIEEAIDAMELYIAPSQNLTIAEPGRVAMKMVGAMPSRNPRHNSQGRMPALGWKAENRWAGRIPYARNPEFVDPVGGILGNTNNKTVDRPFPDHVSYTWGDTQRIQRWTRLMQTREVHTRESFIDAQLDTVSVTARTLLPLIAKDLWFTGEAAPEGTQERQRQRALELLANWNGEMSEHLPEPLIFAAWLKHLQNRLIRDELGPLSAEFAHPEPLFLERVFRDVDGAAVWCDVTQSTAQESCTDIARIALDEALLWIGERYGTQLESLRWGDAHEAHHDHAVLGEVPVLKWIVNIHQSTSGGDFTLLRGRTKGTDPDPYANVHGAGFRGVYDFSDPDSSVFITSTGQSGHPLSRHYDDLGALWRRGEYIPMSLDPELARAANVGVTVLTPAD; encoded by the coding sequence ATGGCGCGCATCTTTCGCTGGCTTCTGCGGGTCGTAACGGCGGGTCTGCTGCTGGCCTTTTTAGCCGGATGCATCGTCTATTATCTCGCCTCCCGCTCCTTGCCCGACTACAACGCACGTCTCACCGTGGCGGGTCTGAGCGGGCCGGTCGAGATCGTGCGCGACAACGCGAATGTGCCCCACATCTTCGGCTCCACCGACGAAGATGTGTATTTCGGCCTCGGTTTCGCCCACGCGCAGGACCGCCTCTGGCAGATCACCATGGCCCGCCGGGCGGCGCAGGGCCGGCTTTCTGAGCTGTTCGGCGTTCGCACCGCCAAGACCGACGAACTGCTGCGCCGTTTAGGGCTGTATGAGGCGGCCTCGGCCTCTGTGTCTTCGTTGGACGCCGAGACGAGGGCCGCGCTTGAGGCCTATTCCGCGGGCATCAACGCCTGGATCGCCACAGTAAATGAGGGCGCACTGGGGCGCGGTGCACCGGAGTTCTTTCTCTTCTCCCGCCAGATCGCGCCTTGGCGCCCCGCTGACACCGTTGCGATGGGCAAGATCATGGCCTTGCAGCTCTCGGGGCAACTCTCCGAAGAGGTGCTGCGCGCACGGGTTTCGCTGCAACTGCCCGAGGCCCGGCTGGCAGATATCCTCCCCGATGTGCCAGGCCCCGGCACCGCCGCCCTGCCCGACTACGCCAGCCTCGTGCCGATCGACGGCCCGCAGGCCCCGTGGCGGCGCTACGCGCTCGACCGGATGTCGCCGGTCAAGCCACGCCAGCTCGCGGGCGCCTCCAACGCATGGGCCGCCGCGCCAAAACGTTCGGCGGCTGGCGCTGCCTTATTGGCCAATGACCCGCACCTCGAACTGACAGCGCCCACGGTTTGGTATCTGGCCCGCATCGAGCTGGAGAGCGGCGGCGTGATCGGTGCCACCATCCCAGGCATCCCTTTCGTGCTGTCAGGGCGTTCCGACGCGCTCGCATGGGGCATCACCTCGTCCTACCTCGACGATCAGGACGTTTTCATGGAAGAGCTTAACCCGGCCAACCCGCAGGAATATCGAACGCCCACCGGCTGGAAGGCCTTCTCGACCAAAAGCTCGATCATCCAGATCAAGGACAGCGAGCCGATCACCATAACGCTCCGTCGCAGCGAGAACGGCCCTGTGCTGCCCGGCTCCCATTACAATCTCTCCAGCGTCACGCCCGCCGGCCACGTCGCCGCGTTGGGGTGGACAGCTCTGTCTCCCCGCGACACCTCCATGCAGGCGGCGCTGGGGCTCCAGCGAGCCAAAAGCATCGAAGAGGCCATCGACGCGATGGAACTATACATCGCGCCGTCGCAGAACCTCACCATCGCAGAGCCGGGCCGCGTCGCCATGAAGATGGTCGGCGCGATGCCCAGCCGTAACCCGCGGCACAACAGCCAGGGCCGGATGCCCGCGCTCGGCTGGAAGGCCGAGAACCGATGGGCAGGCCGCATCCCCTATGCCCGTAACCCCGAGTTCGTGGACCCGGTGGGTGGCATCCTCGGCAATACCAACAACAAAACGGTCGATCGCCCTTTCCCCGATCATGTGAGCTACACGTGGGGCGATACCCAGCGCATCCAACGTTGGACCCGGCTGATGCAGACCCGCGAGGTGCACACCCGTGAGAGCTTCATCGACGCGCAGCTCGACACCGTGAGCGTGACAGCCCGCACCCTGCTGCCCCTGATCGCCAAGGATCTTTGGTTCACTGGCGAGGCCGCGCCTGAAGGCACGCAAGAACGTCAGCGCCAGCGCGCGCTTGAACTTCTGGCCAACTGGAACGGCGAGATGAGCGAGCATCTGCCCGAGCCGCTGATCTTTGCCGCATGGCTAAAGCACCTGCAGAACCGGCTCATCCGCGACGAACTGGGCCCGCTCTCCGCCGAATTCGCCCATCCCGAGCCTCTGTTCCTTGAGCGGGTGTTCCGGGATGTCGATGGCGCGGCCGTCTGGTGCGACGTGACTCAATCCACCGCGCAGGAGAGCTGCACAGACATTGCCCGCATCGCGCTGGACGAGGCTTTGCTCTGGATCGGTGAGCGCTATGGCACCCAGTTGGAAAGCCTCCGCTGGGGCGATGCGCACGAAGCGCACCATGACCATGCCGTGCTGGGTGAGGTGCCGGTGCTGAAGTGGATCGTAAACATCCATCAAAGCACCAGCGGCGGCGATTTCACCCTGCTGCGCGGGCGGACCAAGGGCACCGATCCCGATCCCTATGCCAACGTCCACGGTGCTGGATTTCGCGGCGTATATGACTTCTCGGATCCCGACAGTTCGGTCTTCATCACCTCCACGGGCCAGTCCGGGCACCCGCTATCGCGGCACTACGACGATCTGGGCGCGCTCTGGCGGAGGGGGGAATACATCCCCATGTCACTCGACCCCGAGCTGGCCCGCGCCGCCAATGTGGGTGTGACCGTGCTGACGCCTGCCGACTAA
- a CDS encoding DUF4241 domain-containing protein, translating to MLKSQRHYYWIGGAIWGALMLGGVVFVAGATMWGDGDGIGEAFGNRVFPQSKVVTGDAEQQGAVVIEAGAVDIGAGGLTLTDPVEDPTRAPFDLDVPEGRFEVEIFVPADAPKVIGMVALRFSDAEVTTWEKPGRKSHPLDFDFGIDDLVALGDPEAVAALDAEEVKTALGASTGQVLYATLAAEERQVLIYDPNFETFSADVYAGYDADGDLALVVKDYGYFGTRAALEDRE from the coding sequence ATGTTGAAAAGCCAAAGACACTATTACTGGATCGGCGGTGCCATCTGGGGCGCGCTGATGCTGGGCGGTGTGGTGTTTGTGGCCGGGGCGACCATGTGGGGGGATGGCGACGGCATCGGCGAGGCGTTCGGCAACCGAGTGTTCCCCCAGTCGAAAGTGGTGACCGGCGATGCGGAGCAGCAGGGCGCCGTGGTAATCGAGGCGGGCGCTGTCGATATCGGGGCAGGCGGGCTGACGCTGACCGATCCAGTGGAAGACCCCACACGTGCACCCTTTGACTTAGACGTGCCCGAGGGTCGGTTCGAAGTGGAGATCTTCGTTCCGGCGGATGCGCCGAAAGTGATCGGAATGGTCGCGCTGCGGTTTTCGGATGCCGAGGTCACCACTTGGGAGAAACCCGGCCGAAAGAGCCACCCGCTCGACTTCGACTTCGGCATAGATGATCTGGTTGCTTTGGGAGATCCGGAGGCAGTGGCCGCGCTCGATGCGGAGGAGGTGAAGACCGCGTTGGGAGCGAGCACAGGTCAGGTGCTCTATGCCACGCTGGCCGCCGAAGAGAGGCAGGTCCTGATCTACGATCCGAACTTCGAGACATTCTCTGCCGATGTATATGCAGGGTATGACGCCGACGGTGATTTGGCGCTTGTCGTGAAGGACTACGGATACTTTGGAACCCGCGCTGCGCTTGAGGACCGGGAGTAG
- the hflX gene encoding GTPase HflX: protein MLHPDIQTDPERREAGPALDEATALALALPGLDVVAGEVVNVRQPQPGTLFGTGKMDEIKALISAQDIGLVLIDGPVTPVQQRNLEEAWKVKLLDRTGLILEIFADRAATREGVLQVELAALSYQRTRLVRAWTHLERQRGGLGFVGGPGETQIEADRRAIDEAVTRIRRQLSKVTKTRALHRASRAKVPFPVVALVGYTNAGKSTLFNRLTGAEVMAKDMLFATLDPTMRAIELAGGVKVILSDTVGFISALPTELVAAFRATLEEVLEADLILHVRDIASPATEEQAEDVERILESLGVREDVPRLELWNKIDLAAPEQADALRNQATRREDVLVISASSGEGLDELQEVVTAHLEGARSAESLSLGFSEGRKRAWLHERDVVEQETQGEDGWALDVRWSPRQKAEFDKL from the coding sequence GTGCTCCACCCCGACATCCAGACAGACCCCGAGCGCCGTGAGGCCGGGCCAGCCTTAGACGAGGCGACGGCTCTGGCACTGGCGCTTCCGGGGCTGGATGTGGTGGCGGGAGAGGTCGTGAACGTGCGCCAACCGCAGCCCGGTACGCTCTTTGGCACCGGGAAGATGGATGAGATCAAGGCCCTGATCTCGGCGCAGGATATCGGGCTCGTTCTGATCGATGGGCCGGTGACCCCGGTGCAGCAGCGCAATCTGGAAGAGGCGTGGAAGGTCAAACTTCTCGACCGAACCGGCTTGATTCTGGAGATTTTCGCAGACCGCGCCGCCACCCGTGAGGGTGTGCTGCAGGTCGAACTGGCCGCGCTCTCCTATCAACGCACCCGGCTCGTACGGGCCTGGACCCACCTTGAGCGCCAGCGCGGCGGGCTTGGCTTTGTGGGCGGCCCCGGCGAGACCCAGATAGAGGCGGACCGCCGGGCGATCGACGAGGCGGTGACCCGTATCCGGCGACAGCTTTCCAAGGTCACCAAGACGCGCGCTCTGCACCGCGCCTCCCGCGCCAAGGTGCCGTTTCCGGTGGTTGCTTTGGTTGGCTATACCAACGCGGGCAAATCCACGCTGTTCAACCGGCTCACCGGCGCGGAGGTGATGGCGAAGGACATGCTCTTTGCCACGTTGGACCCGACGATGCGGGCCATCGAACTGGCGGGCGGGGTGAAGGTCATCCTTTCCGATACGGTGGGCTTTATCTCTGCGCTTCCGACGGAGCTGGTCGCGGCCTTCCGCGCAACGCTGGAAGAGGTGCTGGAGGCCGATCTGATCCTGCATGTGCGCGACATCGCCAGCCCGGCAACGGAAGAGCAGGCCGAAGACGTCGAGCGCATTCTGGAGAGCCTCGGCGTGCGGGAAGATGTGCCGCGGCTGGAGCTTTGGAACAAGATCGACCTTGCCGCGCCTGAGCAGGCCGATGCCCTACGCAATCAGGCGACCCGGCGCGAGGATGTACTGGTGATCTCTGCCTCCTCGGGCGAGGGGCTGGATGAGTTGCAAGAGGTCGTTACTGCCCATCTGGAAGGCGCGCGCAGTGCGGAGAGCCTTAGCCTTGGATTTTCCGAGGGCCGCAAGCGTGCCTGGCTCCATGAGCGCGACGTGGTGGAACAGGAGACCCAGGGCGAGGACGGCTGGGCGCTGGATGTGCGCTGGTCTCCCCGGCAGAAGGCCGAGTTCGACAAGCTCTGA
- the hfq gene encoding RNA chaperone Hfq, protein MASDKQNLQDAFLNHVRKTKVPVTIFLINGVKLQGVITWFDNFCVLLRRDGQSQLVYKHAISTVMPAQPISLYEGEE, encoded by the coding sequence ATGGCCAGTGACAAACAGAATTTGCAGGATGCATTTCTCAACCACGTGCGGAAGACCAAGGTCCCGGTGACCATCTTCCTGATCAATGGAGTGAAACTCCAAGGCGTGATCACATGGTTCGACAACTTCTGCGTCCTGCTGCGCCGCGACGGCCAATCGCAGCTTGTCTACAAGCACGCGATCTCCACCGTCATGCCGGCGCAGCCGATCAGCCTCTACGAGGGTGAAGAATAG
- a CDS encoding TrkH family potassium uptake protein codes for MRRILELPLIVILMGLCALMMYLPVFHAVTVRDWLSARSFFYAGTLFLTLVIFLGIATYHMKPRSLARSHLTALVAAYGLLPFMLAWPFYEAIQNTTYFNAWFEMVSSLTTTGASLFEPGRLPGSLHLWRAIVGWMGGLFIWVTAAAIMAPLNLGGFEVTSMARPGSGAKRDRVLDADAQTDPRERLLRLALQMGPVYVSLTGVLWIALVVAGEEPLIAICHAMSVLSTSGISPVEGLSQARSGLLGEAIILLFFIFAFSRKTFSPGYGMGAVRVSAVYKDIEARMAVYCIILVPSALFLRHWIGAFEVDDVADVGAALRALWGAAFTVASFLSTTGFTSAEWGGTETWSGLQTPGMVLMGLALVGGGVATTAGGVKLLRVYALYRHSHREIERLVHPNSVSGAGGSFGRHIRKQGAYIAWLFFMLYAISLAGVSAMLGATGLNFEQSMILSLSALSTAGQLAEVGGGAAIIYVQITDVAKSVLAGAMVLGRVEALALIALLNPEFWRA; via the coding sequence GTGCGCCGCATCCTCGAACTGCCGCTGATCGTGATCCTCATGGGGCTCTGCGCCCTGATGATGTATTTGCCGGTGTTCCACGCAGTCACAGTGCGCGACTGGCTCTCGGCGCGGAGCTTTTTTTACGCGGGCACGCTTTTTCTGACCTTGGTCATATTCCTCGGCATCGCCACCTATCACATGAAGCCGCGCAGCTTGGCCCGCAGCCACCTCACCGCGCTGGTCGCGGCCTATGGGCTGCTGCCCTTCATGCTGGCCTGGCCCTTCTATGAGGCGATCCAGAACACGACCTACTTCAACGCGTGGTTCGAGATGGTCTCTTCACTCACCACAACCGGGGCTTCGCTCTTCGAGCCGGGGCGGTTGCCCGGGAGCCTGCACCTTTGGCGGGCCATTGTGGGGTGGATGGGCGGGCTGTTCATCTGGGTGACTGCGGCGGCGATCATGGCGCCGCTCAACTTGGGCGGCTTCGAAGTGACATCGATGGCGCGGCCCGGGTCGGGCGCCAAGCGGGACCGCGTGCTGGATGCCGATGCTCAGACCGACCCGCGCGAACGGCTGCTCCGGCTGGCGTTGCAAATGGGGCCGGTTTACGTGTCGCTCACTGGGGTGCTTTGGATTGCACTAGTGGTGGCTGGCGAAGAACCGCTCATTGCGATCTGCCATGCGATGAGTGTGCTCTCCACCTCGGGGATCAGCCCGGTCGAAGGCCTCTCGCAGGCGCGTTCTGGCCTGCTGGGCGAGGCGATCATCCTGCTGTTCTTCATCTTCGCCTTCAGCCGCAAGACCTTCTCGCCGGGCTATGGCATGGGGGCGGTGCGGGTGAGTGCCGTTTACAAGGACATCGAGGCGCGGATGGCGGTTTATTGCATCATCCTCGTGCCCTCGGCGCTCTTCCTGCGGCACTGGATAGGGGCTTTCGAGGTCGATGACGTAGCCGATGTGGGCGCGGCGCTACGAGCGCTCTGGGGTGCGGCCTTTACGGTGGCGAGCTTCCTCAGCACCACGGGCTTTACCAGCGCCGAGTGGGGCGGGACTGAAACATGGTCGGGCCTTCAGACCCCGGGCATGGTGCTGATGGGCTTGGCCCTTGTGGGCGGCGGCGTGGCCACTACCGCCGGAGGGGTAAAGCTGCTGCGGGTCTATGCGCTTTACCGCCACAGCCACCGCGAGATCGAGCGGCTGGTGCATCCGAACTCGGTCAGCGGAGCCGGGGGCAGCTTTGGCCGCCATATCCGGAAACAAGGCGCATACATCGCATGGCTCTTCTTCATGCTCTACGCGATTTCGCTGGCGGGCGTTTCGGCCATGCTGGGCGCGACCGGGCTCAACTTTGAGCAATCCATGATCCTCTCGCTCTCGGCGCTTTCGACCGCAGGGCAACTTGCCGAAGTCGGGGGCGGCGCAGCGATCATCTACGTTCAGATCACCGATGTCGCCAAATCGGTGCTCGCAGGTGCGATGGTGCTGGGGCGGGTCGAGGCACTCGCACTCATCGCGCTACTCAACCCCGAATTCTGGCGCGCCTGA